GACCGAACGGccttgtaatggtagttccCAGTAGGTGTCACAAAAGCTGTCTTCTCCTGATCCTCCAGggctagtggtatttgatgatagccttgaaaggcatctaagaagctcatccgaggatggcctgTTGTTGCATCCACCAGCTGGTCTATTTGAGGCATGAGGAACGGGTCTTTTGGGCATGCTTTATTTAGGTCCGTGAAATCTACACAAACCCGCAATTTGCACTTTTCTTCTTGACCACCACGGTgttggccaaccattcgggataaaaaacctctttgatGGCCCCTGCACGCTTAAGCTTTGCCACTTCGTCCCTAATCGCATCGGTGTGCTCTCTCGATAGGCGACGGGGTGACTGCTTCTTAGGAGTGATGGATGGGTTGACATTAAGATGGTGACAGATGAAGGCTGGATTAATCCCAGGAGTATCGCAGGCATCCCATGCAAATACGTCAACATTTCTTTTGAGAAACTCAATCAACTCCTCTTTCTCCTGAAGAGGCAGCTGAGCCCctacctgaaagaacttcttcGGGTCACCGCCAATAACCACCTCCTCTAGATCTTCGCATTTTGCCTCCTCGATAGCTGTATCAGGAGGCGACACCGGGGcccttgattgctataaattCTTTTTAGTAGAGGCCAAGGACTCCGCATCGAGCTGATGTGAGATGGCAGCCACCACACGCTGCCTTGCTGTGGATTGGCAACTACGGATTTTGAGAACCTGGTCCCCTGACGAGAATTTCACCTTTTGATGCAATGAGGAAGCAACAGCCCCTAAGGTATGGAGCCAGGGCCTACCGACGATGGCTGTATAGGGAGAGTAGGTGTCAACCACGATAAAGTTCACCTCCACTATCTCTGGGCTGGTCTGGATGGGTAGCCTAATCATGCCCTTTGGAATGACAAGCTTCCCGTCGAAGCTCATTAAAGGAGAGTTATAGGGCATCAAATCTTCCGGTTTTAACCTCAGCCCCTTGTAGAGGTCGGGGTACATAACCTCGGCCCCACTGCCACCATCCACCATTACACTTTTCACATCGTAGTCCCCGATTTTGAGAGTGATCAACAACGCATCGTCATGGGGCTGGGTGGTCCCGATCTTGTCTTCTTCTGAAAAACTCAAGATTGGGTGAAAATTCATTCTGGCCCTCTTCGGCTCTGGCTGGGACTCCTCGGCAGGCCGCTGAGCCACAGATAACACTTGTGAAGGGCGCGTGCCTGTTCTTCCTAGCACGGCCAAGATTACATTGATCGTCCCTACAGGTGGCCTTAGGGCAGTATCTCTCTGGGGTTCCTGATGGGTTTGGCCTTAATGACCACTAGGATGATGAAGAAGGTGcttcaactttccttctcggactagCTGGTCCAGATAATTCCAGAGGTTCCTACAGTTCCCCATGGTATGTTCGTGGTCCTGTTGGTATTGGCAATAAAAGTTTTGATTGCGCCTCTTGGACTCTCCCACCATCTTATTCGACCACTTAAAGTATGGCTCgttcttgattttcttcaaCACCCGATGCACTGGTTCTCAGAATACAGTATTGACAGTCTGTGTATTGGTTGCTTCGGATTGCCCTCCGAAATCTCTCCTCGGGCAGTTGCTGTTATATCGGTCCaacctgaaatccctcatctcctgagggataaccttctcttttcctttacCTTGCAACTGGTCTTCCTTTACTCGTTTATACTTATCGATCCGATCCATCAGTTGGTGCACACTGGTGGCGGGCTTGCCAGTTAGAGACTTCCTCAAGCCGTGCTCGGCTGGGAGACTATTTTTGAAGGTGTTGATGGCAACGTCGTCAAAATTGTCATCCATTTCattatacatctcccaatatctatccgtgTAGGCCTTTAGAGTTTCTCCATCATGCATGGATAACGACAATAACGCACTTAAGGGCCGAGGAGCTCTGCTACTTGTAACGAAATGGGAGCCAAAGGATTGGGTTAGCTGCCTATATGAATTTATAGAATTCGTCTTTAAGtcattgaaccacctcatcgccactgGTCCCAATCTAGATAGgaaaaccttgcacatcagCGCTTCATTTTTAGAATGGACAACCATTCtttggttaaactggctcacatgctccatgGGTCTGTTTTGCCGTTATAAATGGCGAAGGTTGGCTGCTAGAATCGTCAAGGAAGTGTAGCCCCTTCTATGTGGCGTGTGAAAGGTGATTTGGAGAGTTGATCTAGTgccctgctcatggcatcgTTTTCCAAGCCCCTAGGAGATGGGCTTTTATGTTCACGCCTCCGGTAGTGCTCTTCTTCGTGAGAGAAGGTCTTGCTTGGAGGAGTTCTTGATCTTTACCTATGGTCATCATCACTTTCATTATCGGAGGGCATGTTAGGCCCAAAATGAGATCACCTTCGTTGTGCATGGCGCAACTTTCTCTTCAAATCGTCTATTTCTCGCTGCATGGCTTGCTTATCATTCTGTCTCTGGGATACATGACTTATAACTTCTTCTGGTTGCATGGCCCGGTTGTTATTTTGTCTCTGGAGCACGAGACTACCCACACGAGAATAGCTTTTACTGGTTTGAGTGGTGTGCACACTTTCCTCTCGAAACCTTCCATTCTCTTCATTTCGATCACGCTCAGGGTTGGGAAAGTTATCCTGTTGTTGGGATCTAGCCAATTCAGGTTGATGGGAGCCTGCCTGATGGGGGCCTGATCCTACCATGCTTGATTGTTGCCCTTACTAACACACAaattcttcccacagacggcgccaattgtaaggactggGTTTGAGCACCTCTTTTGTTAGATGAGTGGACTCTAgcccaactagcccaatacaaCAAATTTATAGAGAATGTGTTTAAGAACTAGGCCTTAGTGAGGGTTACAACAACTAGACATGGTTATGAGTGAGTTGAATAACAAGGACGTAAGCTAAAGTATGAAATTCTGTCCTCGGGCATTTCTTCCAAGGAAATTATTGTTCTTATTCTTTCTTCAGTGCTTGGTTACAAAGGTTTCCAAGATCATGCAAATTGCTACCGTATTCTCCTTCTAATTCCCGATCTCCTTTTCCTggaggatttctcacattatatatcccCCTCCAATCGATCTTGGCTCTCCATTTGTTGATTGTGCAGGTcactactcgagtgcttgtcccatcaaccacCTTCCCAaactttctgtgagttgcagcaatcaagacagcactgttcagggatcattttctcattaatgcggccagaacaTTAGTTgtgggcatttaatgcggaggtgacagtttctccttgaattGCTCCTACACCATGCTCCCATAGCTGTCCTActatacttgtcctttttcttgGGACGCTCTGGGAGGCTGTCTTCGATGGCGTGCTGCTCTTCCCTTCTAGGGTCTGGGATGGCCGAGGATAGGATCATCCTCGGTGATGTTTCTAggccatttgggctttcttcGTTTTTCCTCGGGCATTTCTtcctcctcggcgtgggccttgGGCTTAGTATAAAGTAGGCTGGGGTTGCCAAATTCTgaccccacatatatatatatatatatatatatatatatccaccTTCATTGTTCATTTCTGTTATTTTGGATAGTAATGGAATAAGGAAAAAATGAAACTAATGATTGAAACTTTGTGTTTCACCTATATAATCAATTTTGCTTTTCTattggagttgtggtgtgcctttgtgttagaacccatTTACCtcttccttgtgtgtgtgtgtttgtttctaaaaaaaaaaaaaaaaaaaagattttctagTAGTCACATGGAAACCCTTGCTCTCTTTAAAGAGGGATTTCTCTCATTATCTTCTCTATTAAATGACTACCAAATTGTTTATGAACATACCATAGGTGAAATGCATAACTTAATATGGTTTCTTGTTTTTATCTACTATGTTATTGCCATTATTGCTAAGAATAATGGCaataagggaaaaatgaaaCTAATGATTGAAACTTTGTGTTTCACCTATAtaatcaattttgattttctagtaGTCACACGGAAACCCTTGCTCTCTTTAAAGAGGGATTTCTCTCATTATCTTCTCTATTAAATGACTACCAAATTGTTTTATGAACATACCATAGGTGAAATGCATAACTTAATATGGTTTCTTGTTTTTATCTACTCTGTTATTGCCATTATTGCCAAGAATAATGGCAATAAGGAAAAAACGAAACTAATGATTGAAACTATGTGTTTCACTTATAtaatcaattttgattttctagtaGTCACATGGAAACCCTTGCTCTCTTTAAAGAGGGATTTCTCTCATTATCTTCTCTACTAAATGACTACTAAATTGTTTTATGAACATACCATAGGTGAAATGCATAACTTAATATGGTTTCTTGTTTTTATCTACTATGTTATTGCCATTGATGATGCAcagaaaatcagtaggctgaatgctcCGAGCGTCAAAGATCTAACCACTCTTTGGAATGcctgaaaaagaaaacacactATTAAAGGTGACCGGAGTACaccggccaagaaccctccgatgcttaagttagtctCTCTTTTAGATTCTAGAATTCCAACTTTTTGGGAATTATAAAAAACCTACTTCCATCTGGTCCAAATGGGGTGTTTATATAGTATGCTCTTGGAGCAATTATTTGACTTGTAACTTCCCCTGTATTTGAGGAAGTCAGAGGATTCAAGGATAACTTCCACAACCATTATGGGAGTTATCATATTTCATCTTCTATAACTGTTATTAGCAGTTAAGTACTCTGTAAGAAGATATAGTGACCGGGGATTCACTCATGCCTTGGGATAATAACACGTGGTTCAATTTACTAGTTTGTGTAAATAAACTTCCCTGGAACTTTTCCAAGTGTTGGGGATCGTTTTTGTACAATCCTCATGGACAACCATAAGCCTATGGACTACTGTTTTGTTAAGCATAGCTACTTTCGTCTTCCTAGCCTGGACAATTCTTATGGACGAGTCTAGAGTTCAATTCTTAGTTCACCATCAGCCATTAATGCCAAGAATAATGGCAATAAGGAAAAAATGAAACTAATGATTGAAACTTTGTGTTTCACCTATAtaatcaattttgattttctagtaGTCACAGGGAAACCCTTGCTCTCTTTAAAGAGGGATTTCTCTCATTATCTTCTCTATTAAATGAATACCAAATTGTTTTATAAACATACCATAGGTGAAATGCATAACTTAATATGGTTTCTTGTTTTTATCTACTCTGTTATTGCCATCATTGCCaagaataatgaaaataaataacaaagatAGACAAAGGCTTTAAATTGaaacaatattataaatttgGGACTTTAATTGACAAACTTGATTGgagaagtttcaaaatttttgagtgCTCcaagtataaaatgaaaaataaaaagggcaTTGCTTTACCTCTCTATCATCGTCTTCAAGCGTACAATGGGAAAAGGAGTTCCGATATAAAAAGTAGAATTTAGCCTATTAGATTGTCATGAGAATTGCTAGCAACAAGTTTTATCCTATatgattaaattaaatttgaaatgtGAACTACAGTATAGATAATAGTTaatttacaaaataagtaaTCTAAATCACAATCCTCTTGACTGTACTGCTGTCGGGCCTATCTatcaactaaacaaaaataactacAATAACATAAACACTCGAGTATCTCACTAACAATTTTGCTTCATGACCAGATTAATTCAAACTCATACATGAGGATGCTTTTATGAAAGATTTCGAGCTGAAAAACCTCTGAAAATTCCTTGATCAAAGATGAGTGACTGATATCAATCAATTGACAATCATTGGAATGAAGCACACTTGCTTTTCCACATCTAGTGGATGGCTGAAATTCTCCTAGCAACTCGTTAATGCTTCCAACCTGACGGTTTCGTATTCCACATGGGACTATTGAGTGAAATGGGGTTAGATCTGTGTTGATATTCAGTGCTAACCCATGATATGTTATCCACTGAGATACTCGTATCCCAACAGTTGCCACTTTCTTATCTCCGGTAGTGAAATTGAAAAGTAGGATCAGTCACTATAATCACTTAGGCACTCTGCATGttattcacccaaaaaaaattagattaagATAAAGAAGGGAGGGTAACTTTTGAACAGAATGCTAAATTAAATGACTGTACGGTATTATAATTTAAGTAACACAAAGTGAGAGGAATGAGGCTGTAGAGTCTGCCTCTTttacaaaaagcaaaaacaattaatgtcTATAATATGGCAAATCAAAGTCCGGGTCCCCAATTCAGCAAAAATATAGAATGtgtgaaaaaatatatgaaaatatggtGTGGCTCCTGGAGTCATTTTCTCAGATTATATCCTTCTATGCAGTGCCACCAGAGTCTTGATACTAATAAGGATCTACACAACTAACAAACAAGCAAAAATGATGTTGAGCTATATTGTATGCTATTTTGGTTGATAGCACCATCTCAGAGTCCATTTTTAGTTCACgaaagataaaagggaaataatataaaaattcaacCATAAGCTTTCAAAGGAAAGTTGGGAACAGAAAAAAATGACCACATGAAActtagaaactatttttgtctCACATTTGCTCATTACTTGTAGTTAACGTTTAGATGATGGATTAAAAGAAATGAGAACTACAAATCTAAAGAGATATTGAGTTCAAACATATGTTGTAAATTTCAAGGTTTAAATTTCCCTTTCATGGCATCCAAATAGAGCAGAACAGAAAAACTAACCATTCTGTTTATGAACGAAAAAGTAAACGTTTAAAAACTACAAATAATCATATTACTTATAATAGAgactaaaaagctaaataattcaaaattttgtttgcaAACACGAACAGGCAAAGAAACTTTCAACATGATTTGTTCTATACAGTACATTGCCTATAAAAGTTTTTAAATCAAAGCTAATGTAAGTGCAGAAAACATGAGAACATGCAATATGCACACTGGTATAGCATAATGGACTGATTAGGAAACATACCAACCCAAACACCAGTAAAGCCCTCAAGTCGAGATGCCTTGATGGAGAATGTCGAGAAAAGAACATGGATTACCACCTCCTCAAGTGCCCTGAGGTACCAATGAAGATCCATCTTGTGATTTCTGAGATTGATAATAGGGTACATAACTAGCTACAGTCCAACACATGCATTAAAAGTTAGGTAGCgagtataaaaacaaaaagagaatttCCCTATAATCCATTAAATCTTATTGCTTAGTGAAAAAAGGATTGTAAGTTTAttcaccataaaaataaaaattcaaacaacAGCAACAAAGCCTTGGGCCCAAAATTTAATGGTTAACCATAGACCTTCAAAAGAGCAATCAAGTTCGGTCATATGTATTCTATTAAACATCACTAGTAGGGGATGCAGGACACCACAATGACAAACCGAAGATTTTAACCTTATAAGAGGGAAAACTTGAAGATTTTAGTTATGGTGCATTGTCCTTAGCTTTGTTTTTAACCTTATAAGAGGGAAAAACCGAAGATTTCAATTATGGTGCATTGTCCTTAACTTTGTTTTTAACCTTATAAGAGGGAAAATCTGAAGATTTCAGTTATGGTGCATTGTCCTTAACTTTGTTTTTAACCTTATAAGAGGAAAAACCAAATATTTCAGTTATGGTGCAGagtccttaatttttttattatatgaatATATTGTTCTTAATATCTTTGCAATTCAGTAGACTATTCTTACAATTCATGTGCTATCCAAATTGTAAAATGAAAGTCATACATAccaacaaattataaattttagctATGTAATTAGCAATTTGGGACAAATACCTGGCCAAGACCATGATAAGTAACCTCCCTGCCACGTTCAGTTCTGTAAACGTCATAAGGAGCATCCTTGATGTCGAAATTAAGGTACTCTTCTGAACTACCTGTGCCTAATGTATACACAG
This DNA window, taken from Quercus robur chromosome 2, dhQueRobu3.1, whole genome shotgun sequence, encodes the following:
- the LOC126694818 gene encoding uncharacterized protein LOC126694818, encoding MVGSGPHQAGSHQPELARSQQQDNFPNPERDRNEENGRFREESVHTTQTSKSYSRVGSLVLQRQNNNRAMQPEEVISHVSQRQNDKQAMQREIDDLKRKLRHAQRRQLTQSFGSHFVTSSRAPRPLSALLSLSMHDGETLKAYTDRYWEMYNEMDDNFDDVAINTFKNSLPAEHGLRKSLTGKPATSVHQLMDRIDKYKRVKEDQLQGKGKEKVIPQEMRDFRLDRYNSNCPRRDFGGQSEATNTQTVNTVF
- the LOC126694814 gene encoding uncharacterized protein LOC126694814; the protein is MNFHPILSFSEEDKIGTTQPHDDALLITLKIGDYDVKSVMVDGGSGAEVMYPDLYKGLRLKPEDLMPYNSPLMSFDGKLVIPKGMIRLPIQTSPEIVEVNFIVVDTYSPYTAIVGRPWLHTLGAVASSLHQKVKFSSGDQQSRAPVSPPDTAIEEAKCEDLEEVVIGGDPKKFFQVGAQLPLQEKEELIEFLKRNVDVFAWDACDTPGINPAFICHHLNVNPSITPKKQSPRRLSREHTDAIRDEVAKLKRAGAIKEVFYPEWLANTVVVKKKSANCGFV